One Arachis hypogaea cultivar Tifrunner chromosome 2, arahy.Tifrunner.gnm2.J5K5, whole genome shotgun sequence genomic window, GCACATCCAATGAAACAAATGCTGACATGGCAATTCGCAAACGTCCCTCCCCACGCGCATCTCTTCTTTGCAAATCACACACTCTTTTCCTCCAACCGCCACCTCCACCGCCGGCAAAGCCACTACCGCCGCCGCCGCTGCTGCCACCTCCACCTCCTCCTTATTATTCCCTCTCCCTACACAACATCCCATGGACCCCACCAGCCCCATGCACCGAACCACCGTTTCCACATAAGGGATCAAGATCGTTCCGTTACACTCCCCAATACTTGGTAATCCAAAACCGCCACAAAAAGAAACGGCCGCCAATATTTTCTCCCGGAAAGCCCTTCTCAAATTCACCCTCCATTCCGAAAAGGAATCTTCTAAAAGCTCGGGGTTGTGGTTGTGCGTCTCGCAGAACAAGAGAAGGAGGAGAACCGCGTCGAGATCGCGTTGCCGCATTGAAGTTGACAATGGTGGCGGCATTGCGGCGTGGCGAGTGAGTGTGTGGAGAGAAGAGAGGAGGTGGCGCGCGATGAGGAGGGTTTTTTGGTGGAGAGagagggtatggagatggtggaGGGTTagagagaagagggttggggaGGAGAGGAGGAGGGCGAGGCGGTGGGTGCGGTGGTTGGTGGCGGAGATGATGGAGTGGGTGAGATTGGAGACGGTGGTGGGAGAGAGAGTGGAGAGTGCTGCCATGATTGTTGATGATGTTGAAGATGTTGTTGCTTCTTCCATTGTTATTATGGGATCATGAtgtgttcttttttatttcttggaCTTTGTTGGCTTTagtttctgtttctttttctttttctttttcttgcttttgttttgtttggtttaagacggtggtgatggtggtggtgatgatgagaattgataaGCGAAGTAGGGGGTTTGTGGCTTTATATGTACGTGTGGGCTTGTGATTACCGTCGTTAAAATGCAACAAGTCCAATTTATATTCACACCTAATTTGTgcttatataataatttttttatccgaAGAACTAAGAATGAAAATAACGTTAGCAAAAAGGGGGGAAAACCAGAATCAATGTACTTTTAATtaacaattagttaattttttgaagatttaattattttattgttcttatagttttgtgaaatttttaattagttttttatatttttttttcttttaattggtctctataccaattttttttaattgaatccctagattttttttctttttatttgagtttttacac contains:
- the LOC112742613 gene encoding E3 ubiquitin-protein ligase SGR9, amyloplastic, producing the protein MEEATTSSTSSTIMAALSTLSPTTVSNLTHSIISATNHRTHRLALLLSSPTLFSLTLHHLHTLSLHQKTLLIARHLLSSLHTLTRHAAMPPPLSTSMRQRDLDAVLLLLLFCETHNHNPELLEDSFSEWRVNLRRAFREKILAAVSFCGGFGLPSIGECNGTILIPYVETVVRCMGLVGSMGCCVGRGNNKEEVEVAAAAAAVVALPAVEVAVGGKECVICKEEMRVGRDVCELPCQHLFHWMCILPWLGKRNTCPCCRLRLPSDDVFGEIQRLWGVLVKMGGKECGGG